In Anopheles gambiae chromosome 2, idAnoGambNW_F1_1, whole genome shotgun sequence, a single window of DNA contains:
- the LOC1277251 gene encoding putative odorant receptor 92a isoform X1 — translation MVNLFARTPADNFRVMPYNLRLFAMLGLWGDRRKLYRLYALLLLAYVAIIFPKPVRITDRHPFESIVRSVSELIFAALCYLTIIILAIKSEPFRAVIRKLEQALELFRDKQDQCSQLIIEVNANIHRFSLGYAKLNLLYVLLFNVIPPIYNYPRYFLQWRMPEDNRTVEFMLPLMQDLYGLDVHHNIVHYTISWVAITPFCVFCALILWFKGALFMLIRYNTLLYQLVNRLLQQYDRESAGGLLAQKHRRLQQIVQLHYRAIECTKLLDSILSLILLIQCIGCLLMLCLMLFYITRNHSLNVINIAVLLMSIFIEMLCFSYLGNQLTEENANISHSAFNCRWYDEPIVIRKYFLRIILQAHRKATITAGKFYNVNIVTFAQVSTALLVIPQAALLVLCLIVSTTL, via the exons ATGGTAAACCTTTTCGCCCGGACGCCGGCCGACAACTTCCGCGTGATGCCGTACAATCTGCGCCTGTTCGCGATGCTCGGCCTGTGGGGCGACCGGCGCAAGCTGTACCGGCTgtacgcgctgctgctgcttgcgtaCGTGGCCATCATCTTCCCGAAGCCGGTGCGCATCACCGACCGGCACCCGTTCGAGTCGATTGTGCGAAGCGTGTCCGAGCTGATCTTTGCCGCGCTCTGCTACctgacaatcatcatcctggcCATCAAGTCGGAACCGTTCCGGGCGGTGATTCGCAAGCTGGAGCAGGCACTGGAGCTGT TTCGCGACAAGCAGGACCAGTGCAGTCAGCTGATCATCGAGGTGAACGCTAACATTCATCGGTTTAGCCTCGGCTACGCCAAGCTGAACCTGCTGTACGTACTGCTGTTCAATGTAATTCCACCGATCTACAACTATCCGCGCTACTTCCTCCAGTGGCGCATGCCGGAGGACAACCGGACGGTCGAGTTCATGCTGCCCCTCATGCAGGATCTGTACGGGTTGGATGTACATCACAACATCGTGCACTACACCATCTCTTGGGTGGCCATCACACCGTtctgtgtgttctgtgcgctTATCCTCTGGTTCAAGGGTGCACTGTTTATGCTGATCCGCTACAACACACTGCTCTATCAGCTCGTCAACCGGCTGTTGCAGCAGTACGATCGTGAGTCGGCCGGGGGACTTTTGGCGCAGAAGCACAGACGGCTGCAGCAAATTGTCCAGCTGCACTACCGTGCGATCGAGTGTACCAAGCTGCTGGACAGCATCCTGAGCCTGATACTGCTGATCCAGTGTATCGGGTGTTTGCTGATGCTCTGCCTGATGCTGTTCTACATCACGCGCAACCACAGCTTGAACGTGATCAACATTGCAGTGCTGCTGATGTCCATCTTCATCGAGATGTTGTGCTTCTCCTACCTGGGAAACCAGCTTACGGAAGAG AATGCTAACATCAGCCATTCCGCCTTCAACTGCCGCTGGTACGACGAGCCGATCGTGATACGGAAGTACTTTCTGCGCATCATCCTGCAGGCCCACCGCAAGGCGACGATAACGGCCGGCAAGTTTT
- the LOC1277251 gene encoding putative odorant receptor 92a isoform X2 — protein MVNLFARTPADNFRVMPYNLRLFAMLGLWGDRRKLYRLYALLLLAYVAIIFPKPVRITDRHPFESIVRSVSELIFAALCYLTIIILAIKSEPFRAVIRKLEQALELFRDKQDQCSQLIIEVNANIHRFSLGYAKLNLLYVLLFNVIPPIYNYPRYFLQWRMPEDNRTVEFMLPLMQDLYGLDVHHNIVHYTISWVAITPFCVFCALILWFKGALFMLIRYNTLLYQLVNRLLQQYDRESAGGLLAQKHRRLQQIVQLHYRAIECTKLLDSILSLILLIQCIGCLLMLCLMLFYITRNHSLNVINIAVLLMSIFIEMLCFSYLGNQLTEENANISHSAFNCRWYDEPIVIRKYFLRIILQAHRKATITAGKFYNVNIVTFAQLIKTSYTYYMIMKEMF, from the exons ATGGTAAACCTTTTCGCCCGGACGCCGGCCGACAACTTCCGCGTGATGCCGTACAATCTGCGCCTGTTCGCGATGCTCGGCCTGTGGGGCGACCGGCGCAAGCTGTACCGGCTgtacgcgctgctgctgcttgcgtaCGTGGCCATCATCTTCCCGAAGCCGGTGCGCATCACCGACCGGCACCCGTTCGAGTCGATTGTGCGAAGCGTGTCCGAGCTGATCTTTGCCGCGCTCTGCTACctgacaatcatcatcctggcCATCAAGTCGGAACCGTTCCGGGCGGTGATTCGCAAGCTGGAGCAGGCACTGGAGCTGT TTCGCGACAAGCAGGACCAGTGCAGTCAGCTGATCATCGAGGTGAACGCTAACATTCATCGGTTTAGCCTCGGCTACGCCAAGCTGAACCTGCTGTACGTACTGCTGTTCAATGTAATTCCACCGATCTACAACTATCCGCGCTACTTCCTCCAGTGGCGCATGCCGGAGGACAACCGGACGGTCGAGTTCATGCTGCCCCTCATGCAGGATCTGTACGGGTTGGATGTACATCACAACATCGTGCACTACACCATCTCTTGGGTGGCCATCACACCGTtctgtgtgttctgtgcgctTATCCTCTGGTTCAAGGGTGCACTGTTTATGCTGATCCGCTACAACACACTGCTCTATCAGCTCGTCAACCGGCTGTTGCAGCAGTACGATCGTGAGTCGGCCGGGGGACTTTTGGCGCAGAAGCACAGACGGCTGCAGCAAATTGTCCAGCTGCACTACCGTGCGATCGAGTGTACCAAGCTGCTGGACAGCATCCTGAGCCTGATACTGCTGATCCAGTGTATCGGGTGTTTGCTGATGCTCTGCCTGATGCTGTTCTACATCACGCGCAACCACAGCTTGAACGTGATCAACATTGCAGTGCTGCTGATGTCCATCTTCATCGAGATGTTGTGCTTCTCCTACCTGGGAAACCAGCTTACGGAAGAG AATGCTAACATCAGCCATTCCGCCTTCAACTGCCGCTGGTACGACGAGCCGATCGTGATACGGAAGTACTTTCTGCGCATCATCCTGCAGGCCCACCGCAAGGCGACGATAACGGCCGGCAAGTTTT